A genomic window from Ideonella sp. WA131b includes:
- a CDS encoding glutathione S-transferase N-terminal domain-containing protein, translating into MQLLANTTSPFVRIARVALIEKGFDLDPVIVDPWADDTRLRAANVATRVPTLVLDDGTPLTEALLIVQWLEAVRPAPDNPSLLGPASAAAGVLSRAGVAMGAIEAAVVTIITRKVTAPVLFDETPVGLRRRRSMIEGMQRLEAQAAAIARGGPPTLDAITAVTLYDYQQLRFADQPWLPATPGLAALAASWNARASFAQTRPYVPV; encoded by the coding sequence ATGCAGTTGCTGGCCAACACCACCTCGCCCTTCGTGCGCATTGCGCGCGTGGCGCTGATCGAGAAGGGCTTCGACCTCGACCCCGTGATCGTCGACCCCTGGGCCGACGACACGCGCCTGCGCGCGGCCAACGTGGCCACACGCGTGCCCACGCTGGTGCTGGACGACGGCACGCCGCTGACCGAGGCCCTGCTCATCGTGCAGTGGCTGGAAGCCGTGCGCCCGGCGCCCGACAACCCCAGCCTGCTGGGGCCTGCGTCGGCTGCCGCCGGCGTGCTGTCGCGCGCCGGCGTGGCGATGGGCGCGATCGAAGCCGCGGTGGTGACCATCATCACGCGCAAAGTCACCGCGCCGGTGCTGTTTGATGAAACGCCGGTCGGCCTGCGGCGGCGGCGCTCGATGATCGAAGGCATGCAGCGCCTGGAAGCGCAGGCTGCGGCCATCGCCAGGGGCGGCCCGCCGACTCTGGACGCCATCACAGCGGTGACGCTGTACGACTATCAGCAGTTGCGCTTTGCCGACCAGCCCTGGCTGCCGGCCACGCCGGGCTTGGCAGCGCTGGCGGCGTCATGGAATGCGAGGGCTTCGTTCGCGCAGACCCGGCCCTACGTGCCGGTGTGA
- a CDS encoding glutathione S-transferase family protein has translation MSDIILHHYPFSSFSEKVRAALGYKGLAWKSVEIAGLPPRPLLTPLTGGYRRAPVLQVGADIYCDTNVILPALDRLHPTKTLTPRGSEGVAQGLGFAWERQMWIPTIGVLVHYIGEHIPPEFLKDRKEGYLMLDISKEAMAPQFGAHVQFVRAQIAWLNRALGARPFLFGDAPSAADLACWQTIWLLRKNCPPEVEALLGLAPLVPWYERIEAFGQGTPTPMTAEQAFEAACRAQPLPVTHLHADGDGGGDGGGLKAGSMVAVTPDDNARVSVQGRLVAAGSDEIVIHRHDTQAGDLHIHFPRLGFDAVAA, from the coding sequence ATGAGCGACATCATCCTGCACCACTACCCCTTCTCCAGCTTCAGCGAGAAGGTGCGCGCCGCACTGGGCTACAAGGGCCTGGCGTGGAAATCGGTCGAGATCGCCGGCCTGCCGCCGCGCCCGCTGCTGACGCCACTGACCGGCGGCTACCGCCGCGCGCCGGTGCTGCAGGTGGGGGCCGACATCTACTGCGACACCAACGTGATCCTCCCGGCGCTCGACCGCCTGCACCCCACGAAGACGCTCACCCCGCGTGGCAGCGAGGGCGTGGCGCAGGGTCTGGGCTTCGCCTGGGAACGCCAGATGTGGATCCCCACCATCGGCGTGCTGGTGCACTACATCGGCGAGCACATCCCACCCGAGTTTCTGAAGGACCGCAAAGAGGGCTACCTGATGCTGGACATCAGCAAAGAGGCCATGGCGCCGCAATTCGGTGCCCACGTGCAGTTCGTGCGCGCGCAGATCGCGTGGCTGAACCGGGCGCTCGGCGCGCGGCCTTTCCTGTTTGGCGACGCGCCCAGCGCGGCCGACCTGGCCTGCTGGCAGACGATCTGGCTGCTGCGCAAGAACTGTCCGCCCGAGGTGGAAGCGCTGCTGGGCCTGGCACCGCTGGTGCCCTGGTACGAGCGCATCGAGGCCTTCGGCCAGGGCACGCCGACGCCGATGACGGCCGAGCAAGCCTTCGAGGCGGCGTGCCGTGCGCAGCCGCTGCCGGTGACGCACCTTCACGCGGATGGTGATGGCGGCGGCGATGGCGGCGGCTTGAAGGCGGGGTCGATGGTGGCCGTCACGCCCGACGACAACGCCCGCGTGTCGGTGCAGGGCCGACTCGTCGCCGCCGGCAGTGATGAGATCGTCATCCACCGCCATGACACGCAAGCCGGCGACCTGCACATCCACTTCCCGCGGCTCGGCTTCGATGCCGTGGCTGCTTGA
- a CDS encoding 3-oxoacyl-ACP reductase FabG, translating to MNSHDLLAGRTIIVTGAATGIGQAFAIGAAAQGANVVVADMNAADETVATIAAEGGHALAVRVDVADDASCQAMARAALDRFGRIDGLVNNAAYFREVKLTPFEELDPAQWDRIFQVNVKGVWHCCKAVMPAMRERKSGAIVNIASVVAVAGQPGYLHYVATKGAVLSMTKGLAKECGPHGVRVNVIAPGFVITDATKNRPIEWQQSFLKARAISREQRPDDLVGTALYLMSDLAAFVTGQTIVVDGGHIMY from the coding sequence ATGAACAGCCACGATCTGCTCGCCGGGCGCACCATCATCGTCACCGGTGCGGCCACCGGCATCGGCCAGGCCTTTGCCATCGGCGCTGCGGCGCAGGGCGCCAACGTCGTCGTCGCCGACATGAACGCAGCCGACGAGACCGTGGCCACCATCGCAGCCGAGGGCGGCCACGCGCTGGCGGTGCGCGTGGACGTGGCCGACGATGCGTCGTGCCAGGCCATGGCCCGTGCCGCGCTCGATCGCTTCGGGCGCATCGACGGGTTGGTCAACAACGCGGCGTACTTCCGCGAGGTCAAGCTCACGCCTTTCGAAGAACTCGATCCGGCGCAGTGGGACCGCATCTTCCAGGTCAACGTGAAGGGCGTGTGGCACTGCTGCAAGGCGGTGATGCCGGCGATGCGCGAGCGGAAGTCGGGCGCCATCGTCAACATCGCCTCGGTCGTGGCGGTGGCCGGGCAGCCGGGCTACCTGCACTACGTGGCCACCAAGGGCGCGGTGCTGTCGATGACCAAGGGTCTGGCCAAGGAGTGCGGCCCCCACGGCGTGCGGGTGAACGTCATCGCGCCGGGCTTCGTGATCACCGACGCCACCAAGAACCGCCCCATCGAATGGCAGCAGAGCTTTCTGAAGGCGCGGGCGATCTCACGCGAACAGCGCCCCGACGACCTCGTCGGCACGGCGCTTTATCTGATGAGCGACCTTGCCGCCTTCGTCACCGGCCAGACCATCGTCGTCGACGGTGGCCACATCATGTATTGA
- a CDS encoding LysR family transcriptional regulator has translation MLPDIDSLALFVRAADLGNLTRAAEAGHITVPAASRRLSLLEHQFKATLFERHSRGLQLTPAGDHLLRLAREVVAGVHQMRAEMANYASGQHAVLRVHGNTSAMTQFLPADVAGFQGAHPQARIVLEECWSEEAVRRVRSGEAELGVVVEGCDTTGLWTRPYRSDQLAAVVRCDDTLDADTVVFNDLLERDLVGLEGSSTLTRLLSAQAAQQSRAMALRVQVRSFEAVCRAVEARLGIGILPMAAARSFAPSMQLKVLPLSDDWALRRMLVCTRSQPPARTPLGELVLYLETAAAQAAGG, from the coding sequence ATGCTGCCGGACATCGACTCCCTTGCGCTCTTCGTGCGAGCCGCCGACCTGGGCAACCTCACGCGTGCGGCCGAGGCCGGCCACATCACCGTGCCGGCCGCGAGCCGGCGCCTGTCTTTGCTGGAGCACCAGTTCAAGGCCACGCTGTTCGAGCGCCATTCGCGCGGCCTGCAGCTCACGCCCGCGGGCGACCATCTGCTGAGGCTGGCGCGCGAGGTGGTGGCGGGTGTGCACCAGATGCGCGCCGAGATGGCCAACTACGCCAGCGGTCAGCACGCGGTGCTGCGGGTGCACGGCAACACCTCGGCCATGACGCAGTTTCTGCCGGCCGACGTGGCGGGCTTCCAGGGGGCCCATCCCCAGGCGCGCATCGTGCTGGAGGAATGCTGGAGCGAGGAAGCCGTGCGCCGCGTGCGCAGCGGCGAGGCTGAGCTGGGCGTTGTCGTCGAAGGCTGCGACACCACGGGTCTGTGGACGCGCCCCTACCGCAGCGACCAGCTGGCCGCCGTCGTGCGCTGCGACGACACGCTCGATGCAGACACCGTGGTGTTCAACGACCTGCTCGAGCGCGACCTGGTCGGGCTCGAAGGCAGCAGCACCTTGACGCGCCTGCTCTCGGCCCAGGCGGCACAGCAGTCGCGCGCGATGGCGCTGCGGGTGCAGGTGCGCAGCTTCGAGGCCGTCTGCCGCGCCGTCGAGGCGCGGCTGGGCATCGGCATCCTGCCAATGGCGGCGGCCCGCAGCTTTGCCCCGTCCATGCAGCTGAAGGTGCTGCCGCTCAGCGACGATTGGGCCTTGCGGCGCATGCTGGTCTGCACGCGCAGCCAGCCGCCGGCGCGCACGCCGCTGGGCGAACTGGTCCTGTACCTGGAGACCGCCGCGGCGCAGGCCGCAGGCGGCTGA
- a CDS encoding CoA transferase — translation MSNADPNLSPAQRPLQGLLVVALEQAVAAPYCSSRLADAGARVIKIERREGDFARGYDRTVHGESSYWVWINRGKESIALDVKQPADLALLQNMLATADVFIQNLAPGAAERLGLGSAALRERHPRLITCDISGYGDEGRLFDLKAYDLLVQAESGLISVSGPPGQGVDSLGRIGVSLCDINAGLNALIGIQQALIQRGRTGRGSAVKVSLFGSAAELMAVPYLQTRYGGRPPDRVGLKHPTIAPYGAFTCGDGRDIVISIQNEREWADFCRLVLRRPELLQDPRCAGNAARVAHRDFVDGVTAEVFGALPSGDLVDRLTAAQTAYGHVNAVHDLIAHPQLRTRRMPVGGHVVEVPAAPWGTEWDGDTFAAAPALDAHGAAIRAEFAPQPETALR, via the coding sequence ATGTCCAACGCAGACCCCAATCTGTCGCCAGCGCAGCGGCCGTTGCAGGGCCTGCTCGTCGTGGCGCTGGAACAAGCCGTGGCGGCGCCCTACTGCAGCAGCCGGCTGGCCGATGCGGGTGCGCGTGTGATCAAGATCGAGCGCCGTGAAGGCGACTTCGCACGCGGCTACGACCGCACGGTGCACGGCGAGTCGTCGTACTGGGTGTGGATCAACCGGGGCAAGGAGTCGATTGCGCTGGACGTCAAGCAGCCCGCCGACCTGGCCCTGCTTCAGAACATGCTGGCGACCGCCGACGTGTTCATCCAGAACCTGGCACCCGGCGCGGCGGAACGGCTGGGCCTGGGTTCGGCGGCGCTGCGCGAACGCCACCCGCGCCTGATCACCTGCGACATCAGCGGCTACGGCGACGAGGGTCGGCTGTTCGACCTGAAGGCCTACGACCTGCTGGTGCAGGCCGAGAGCGGCCTGATCTCGGTGAGCGGCCCCCCGGGGCAGGGCGTGGATTCACTCGGACGCATCGGCGTCTCGCTGTGCGACATCAACGCGGGGCTGAATGCACTGATCGGCATCCAGCAGGCGCTGATCCAGCGCGGTCGCACGGGGCGCGGCTCAGCCGTCAAGGTGTCGCTGTTCGGCTCGGCCGCCGAGTTGATGGCGGTGCCCTATCTGCAGACGCGCTACGGCGGGCGCCCGCCCGACCGCGTGGGCCTGAAGCACCCGACGATCGCCCCCTACGGCGCCTTCACCTGCGGCGACGGCCGCGACATCGTGATCTCGATCCAGAACGAGCGCGAGTGGGCCGACTTCTGCCGCCTGGTGCTGCGCCGGCCCGAGTTGCTTCAGGACCCGCGCTGCGCCGGCAACGCCGCGCGCGTGGCTCACCGCGACTTCGTCGATGGCGTCACGGCCGAGGTTTTCGGGGCCTTGCCCAGCGGTGACCTCGTCGACCGCCTGACCGCGGCGCAGACGGCCTACGGCCACGTCAACGCCGTGCACGACCTGATCGCTCACCCGCAGTTGCGCACCCGGCGCATGCCGGTGGGCGGCCACGTGGTCGAGGTACCCGCAGCGCCCTGGGGCACGGAGTGGGACGGCGACACCTTCGCGGCCGCACCCGCGCTCGATGCCCACGGCGCAGCGATCCGCGCGGAGTTCGCGCCGCAGCCCGAAACCGCCCTGCGCTGA
- a CDS encoding HDOD domain-containing protein encodes MSVNPELRKLDIDIPSQPHALLQLSLLLAEDDINLQAAAALIQSDMALAAAVMRALNSSLYGLKGRVQSVQQAMTYLGLREVAAITFEMGLRAAFAPARELDPIWKRAAWRGKVMARLAQPLSEDAWGAHSAGLFEECGKAVLFRHAPDHYRAMLRAATDDAALAEMERAGFGVSHDALGAALCESWGLGAAAVHSVRHHVAAQATRELPPPPARRGLCALSVLAHLVETDPDDAETAAAAIAVQAGFEPDRVLQALQSELARRNESAAKDRAD; translated from the coding sequence ATGTCCGTGAACCCCGAACTCCGCAAGCTCGACATCGACATCCCCTCGCAGCCGCACGCGCTGCTGCAACTGTCGCTGCTGCTGGCCGAGGACGACATCAATCTGCAGGCCGCGGCGGCGCTGATCCAGTCCGACATGGCGCTGGCCGCGGCGGTGATGCGGGCGCTGAACTCGTCGCTCTACGGCCTGAAGGGCCGGGTGCAAAGCGTGCAGCAGGCCATGACCTACCTGGGCCTGCGCGAGGTCGCGGCGATCACCTTCGAGATGGGTCTGCGCGCGGCGTTTGCACCGGCGCGCGAGCTCGACCCGATCTGGAAGCGGGCCGCCTGGCGGGGCAAGGTCATGGCGCGGCTGGCGCAGCCGCTGTCCGAGGACGCCTGGGGGGCGCACTCGGCGGGGCTGTTCGAGGAGTGCGGCAAGGCGGTGCTGTTCCGCCATGCGCCCGACCACTACCGGGCCATGCTGCGCGCCGCCACCGACGACGCCGCACTGGCCGAGATGGAACGCGCCGGTTTTGGCGTGAGTCACGACGCGCTGGGCGCGGCGCTGTGCGAGAGCTGGGGCCTGGGCGCGGCGGCCGTGCACAGCGTGCGCCATCACGTCGCGGCTCAGGCCACGCGCGAGCTGCCTCCGCCGCCTGCCCGGCGCGGTCTGTGCGCGCTGTCGGTCCTGGCCCATTTGGTGGAGACCGATCCCGACGACGCCGAGACGGCGGCCGCGGCCATTGCCGTGCAGGCCGGGTTCGAGCCAGACCGGGTGTTGCAGGCGCTGCAGAGCGAGCTGGCGCGGCGCAACGAGTCTGCGGCGAAAGACCGCGCCGACTGA
- a CDS encoding ester cyclase has product MSTLETNKQICRDYFKAFLARDTAWMARHIAPDFVRHDPGLPFEVRGPQGVAQLHDALLPAFPDMELPLQDFVAEGEKVLVRLRVQATHTGAFGDMAATGRRIDIGVLDLFQIRDGVLVEHWALLDNLGMLKQLGAIP; this is encoded by the coding sequence ATGAGCACCCTGGAAACCAACAAGCAGATCTGCCGCGACTACTTCAAGGCCTTCCTCGCGCGGGACACCGCGTGGATGGCCCGGCACATCGCACCCGACTTCGTGCGGCACGACCCGGGCCTGCCGTTCGAGGTGCGCGGCCCGCAGGGCGTGGCGCAACTGCACGATGCGCTGCTGCCGGCATTCCCCGACATGGAGCTGCCGCTGCAGGACTTTGTGGCCGAAGGCGAGAAGGTGCTGGTGCGCCTGCGCGTGCAGGCCACCCACACGGGCGCCTTCGGCGACATGGCCGCCACCGGCCGGCGCATCGACATTGGCGTGCTCGACCTGTTCCAGATCCGCGACGGCGTGCTCGTGGAGCACTGGGCGCTGCTGGACAACCTGGGCATGCTCAAGCAACTGGGCGCGATCCCTTGA
- a CDS encoding YafY family transcriptional regulator — MSRSERLLDLLQLLRRHRQAVSGSAIALELGISLRTLYRDIATLQSQGACIDGAPGLGYVMKPGFTLPPLMFSADEVEALVLGSRWVADRGDERLAAAARDAMAKIAAVLPNDLRHELETSALLVGPGAPIAAGDVEVATIRNAIRTEHKLEIRYRDAAANDSLRTIWPFALGYFDRARVVVGWCELRLSIRHFRTDRIMSLTLSGVRYPRRRQAMMKEWREQEGIPER, encoded by the coding sequence ATGTCACGCTCCGAACGACTGCTCGATTTGCTCCAGCTGCTTCGTCGACACCGCCAAGCGGTCAGCGGCTCAGCCATCGCGCTTGAGTTGGGCATCAGCCTTCGGACCTTGTATCGCGACATCGCAACCCTCCAATCGCAGGGCGCTTGCATAGACGGCGCGCCGGGTCTGGGCTACGTGATGAAGCCCGGCTTCACCCTGCCGCCGCTGATGTTCTCCGCTGACGAGGTCGAGGCCCTGGTGCTGGGGTCGCGGTGGGTCGCAGACCGCGGCGACGAACGCCTGGCCGCTGCGGCACGCGATGCAATGGCCAAGATTGCCGCCGTGCTGCCGAACGATCTTCGCCACGAATTGGAGACTTCAGCCTTGCTCGTCGGCCCGGGCGCGCCTATCGCCGCTGGCGATGTCGAGGTGGCGACAATCCGAAACGCAATTCGAACCGAACACAAACTCGAAATCCGCTACCGGGACGCTGCCGCCAATGACAGCTTGCGCACCATCTGGCCTTTTGCCCTCGGGTACTTCGACCGCGCCCGCGTGGTTGTCGGCTGGTGTGAGTTGCGCCTGTCCATCAGGCACTTCCGCACCGACCGGATCATGAGCCTGACGCTGTCAGGCGTCCGTTATCCGCGTCGTCGCCAAGCCATGATGAAGGAGTGGCGGGAGCAGGAAGGCATCCCTGAACGATAG
- a CDS encoding aldehyde dehydrogenase family protein — MTATERGRVLVTIGEMVLGHEEELAQIEARDTGKPMTTARNDIKVRGRTVAPALAMGNATVLKPAEDTSLSALRIAELATAAGLPEGALHIVTGLGEEAGAALAGHLGIDFISFTGSNEVGTLVQQAAARNAVKCVLELGGKSPRNQARAAGIAVLAEGSIAADAPRTGCCVRPTLFGPVPRDAALAREEVFGPVLAAMPFDDEADAIRLANGTDYGLLAAVWTESAGRLQRVAKAVKAGQVFMNGYGAGGGVELPFGGTKRSGHGREKGLLALEEMSTTKTLVHFHGWERGRQKSSPAPAQRGAGFLPPTLLGCRQPRPRQLRPPPCP; from the coding sequence ATGACGGCCACCGAGCGCGGCCGGGTGCTGGTGACGATCGGCGAGATGGTGCTCGGGCACGAGGAAGAACTGGCGCAGATCGAGGCGCGCGACACCGGCAAGCCGATGACGACCGCACGCAACGACATCAAGGTGCGGGGCCGCACCGTGGCACCGGCGCTGGCCATGGGCAACGCCACGGTGCTGAAGCCGGCCGAGGACACCAGCCTGTCTGCGCTGCGCATTGCCGAGCTGGCCACCGCGGCGGGCTTGCCCGAGGGCGCGCTGCACATCGTCACCGGCCTCGGTGAAGAAGCCGGCGCGGCGCTGGCCGGGCACCTGGGCATCGACTTCATCTCCTTCACCGGCAGCAACGAGGTGGGCACGCTGGTGCAGCAGGCGGCGGCCCGCAACGCCGTGAAGTGCGTGCTGGAGCTGGGCGGCAAGTCGCCGCGGAACCAGGCGCGTGCCGCCGGCATCGCGGTACTGGCCGAAGGCTCGATTGCCGCAGACGCGCCGAGGACCGGCTGCTGCGTCAGGCCCACGCTGTTCGGCCCTGTGCCGCGCGACGCGGCCCTGGCCCGAGAAGAGGTCTTCGGCCCGGTGCTGGCGGCGATGCCCTTCGACGACGAAGCCGATGCGATCCGTCTGGCCAACGGCACCGACTACGGTTTGCTGGCCGCCGTGTGGACCGAAAGCGCCGGCCGCTTGCAGCGCGTGGCCAAGGCCGTGAAGGCCGGCCAGGTGTTCATGAACGGCTACGGCGCCGGCGGCGGCGTGGAGCTGCCGTTTGGTGGCACCAAGCGCAGCGGTCACGGCCGGGAGAAGGGCTTGCTGGCGCTCGAAGAGATGAGCACCACCAAGACACTCGTTCACTTTCACGGCTGGGAGCGTGGGCGGCAGAAATCCAGCCCCGCGCCGGCCCAACGCGGGGCTGGATTTCTGCCGCCTACGCTTCTAGGATGCCGCCAGCCCCGCCCTCGGCAGCTGCGCCCCCCGCCATGTCCGTGA